The Nostoc sp. UHCC 0302 genome includes a window with the following:
- a CDS encoding IS1380 family transposase has translation MTPQKTDCIPEQFKFEQVKSCPVVVNFKGERVTSDAGLTLIAELDRKREITSRVARCFKDYRDSNRIDHSVESLITQRIYGLIMGYEDLNDHEELRHDPMFILALGKIMGSEKELPVLAGKSTLNRIEHCPETVESRASSRYHRIGHDAEAIEKLLVEIFLESYSKAPRQIILDLDVTDDLVHGNQEEVFFNPYYRGYCYAPLYIFCGKHLIAAKLRASNVDPASGALSELQRVIKLIRLRWDNVKIIVRGDSAYSREDIMSWCESQVGVDYVFGLAQNSRLIQLSQPTQYRAYLEYSQKLETVVEFFETLFTPSDDLKKQAAAFVDNSVWYCSLDYKTLKSWSRNRRVVSKIEYSKSGVSTRFVVTSLPTKLVPPGRLYTQKYCPRGDMENRLKEQKLSLKSDRTSTHTFAGNQLRLWFSSVAYILINALREQCLTTSELKNATVGTVRTKLLKLGAVITVNSRYILIAISRDCPYKNIFATAYSYLSRLNCSG, from the coding sequence ATGACCCCTCAGAAAACAGATTGTATACCGGAACAGTTCAAATTTGAACAAGTTAAATCATGTCCAGTCGTAGTTAATTTCAAGGGTGAGAGGGTAACATCAGATGCAGGATTGACTTTAATTGCGGAGCTAGACCGAAAAAGAGAAATTACATCGCGAGTAGCAAGATGTTTTAAAGATTACCGAGATTCCAATAGAATTGACCATTCAGTAGAAAGCCTAATCACGCAGAGAATATATGGTTTGATAATGGGTTATGAAGACTTAAACGACCACGAGGAACTGCGTCACGATCCAATGTTTATCCTGGCGCTAGGGAAAATAATGGGTTCAGAAAAAGAACTACCAGTCCTAGCAGGTAAAAGCACTTTAAATCGTATCGAACACTGTCCAGAAACTGTTGAATCAAGAGCATCAAGTCGATATCATCGCATTGGACATGATGCAGAAGCTATAGAGAAATTATTAGTTGAAATATTTTTAGAATCCTACTCCAAAGCACCACGACAGATAATTTTAGACTTGGACGTGACTGATGATTTAGTGCATGGCAATCAAGAAGAAGTGTTTTTTAACCCTTATTATAGAGGATATTGTTATGCTCCACTTTATATTTTCTGCGGTAAACATTTAATTGCAGCAAAGCTTCGTGCTTCTAATGTAGATCCAGCGTCGGGTGCATTATCAGAATTGCAACGAGTAATAAAACTAATACGTTTACGTTGGGATAATGTGAAAATTATTGTACGTGGAGATAGTGCGTATTCGAGAGAAGATATTATGAGTTGGTGTGAATCTCAAGTTGGAGTAGATTATGTCTTTGGGTTAGCCCAGAATAGTCGGTTAATTCAACTATCCCAACCAACCCAATACCGGGCTTATCTTGAATATTCGCAAAAACTGGAAACTGTAGTAGAGTTTTTTGAAACTTTATTTACTCCGTCAGATGACTTGAAAAAACAAGCAGCAGCCTTTGTTGATAACTCAGTTTGGTATTGTTCGCTTGATTATAAAACTTTAAAATCTTGGAGCCGTAATCGCCGTGTTGTCTCAAAAATTGAGTATAGTAAGTCAGGGGTAAGTACTCGTTTTGTTGTCACTTCACTCCCTACTAAATTAGTGCCTCCAGGACGACTTTATACCCAGAAGTATTGCCCACGAGGTGATATGGAGAATCGTTTAAAAGAACAGAAGTTATCACTAAAAAGTGATAGAACTAGTACTCATACATTTGCTGGAAATCAACTACGTCTGTGGTTTTCTTCTGTTGCTTATATTTTGATAAACGCTCTCCGAGAGCAATGTTTAACAACAAGCGAACTCAAAAATGCTACTGTTGGAACTGTTCGTACAAAGTTACTGAAATTGGGAGCCGTTATTACTGTTAATAGCCGATATATTTTAATCGCTATTAGTAGAGATTGTCCATACAAGAATATTTTTGCAACAGCTTACAGCTATTTATCTCGGCTAAACTGTTCTGGTTGA
- a CDS encoding alpha-amylase family glycosyl hydrolase, whose protein sequence is MYEEFGVVTASNNVTFKLFFPSSNKDPAQYIKGGIPHIKNIKIVGDFQGKINHENWNINNAPEMTRQDHPKGWLYDYKTTLPDGFYQYKFFVTFENGEQRWCNDPCTKYSGQDPNHENSAFVVGGNRVQNVKSIDNRLTQKDLIIYEIMIDDFVEKLFAHSNPQAQGKAPLDIIREKINYLVDLGINAVEFMPWTATYGRNFSWGYNPFLYFAVEDRYTNPKSPELGANLDRLFRLQMLIDELHSRNIHVIMDGVFNHVDVDKNNPGRGFPYYWLYQNPQDSPFVGNFEGGGFLEELNFDNKCTQEFIFDICKYWLDTYQIDGIRFDYTLGFFRRDGVDPGISRLISNLRGYLYGTNRTNIALMIEHLTDNRYQAIDDTNRIGATGCWYDTLMFQAFDSGASGNVNTSIMRDLHTSRDFYPGNNPVIYIENHDHSTLVNKVGGSRVGVSREENWFKTQPYSMALLTLPGTVLIHNGQEFGDEYYLPESGSDRVRSRPVNWERSTDFTGSRLIDLYKKLIQIRKDYPSLRSPFFYPDNYDERNTKFNNQGYGVDIDKDVIIYHRWGIGKDGQLEKFIITLNCSSFEQFVDVPFPHNGRWQDLLTDEEFQVEVYWLNHQKLNSNWGKIYYAKV, encoded by the coding sequence ATGTACGAAGAATTTGGTGTTGTTACTGCTAGTAACAACGTTACTTTTAAGCTGTTCTTTCCAAGCAGTAATAAAGATCCAGCACAATATATCAAAGGGGGAATACCGCACATCAAAAATATTAAAATCGTAGGTGATTTTCAAGGCAAGATTAATCATGAAAATTGGAATATCAACAATGCTCCAGAAATGACCCGACAAGACCATCCAAAAGGATGGTTATATGATTATAAAACTACTCTACCTGATGGCTTTTATCAATACAAATTCTTTGTCACATTTGAAAATGGTGAACAAAGATGGTGCAATGACCCTTGCACAAAATACAGTGGTCAAGATCCAAATCATGAAAATTCTGCTTTTGTTGTTGGTGGAAACCGAGTTCAAAACGTCAAATCTATAGATAACCGCCTGACACAAAAGGATTTAATAATATATGAAATCATGATTGATGATTTTGTTGAAAAGCTATTTGCTCATAGCAATCCCCAAGCTCAAGGAAAAGCTCCCTTGGATATAATTAGAGAAAAAATTAATTATTTGGTAGATTTGGGTATTAATGCTGTTGAATTTATGCCCTGGACAGCTACTTATGGTCGTAATTTTAGTTGGGGATACAATCCATTTTTATATTTTGCTGTTGAAGACCGTTATACAAATCCAAAATCTCCCGAATTAGGGGCTAATCTTGATAGGTTATTTAGGCTACAGATGCTAATTGATGAGCTTCATAGCCGTAATATCCATGTGATTATGGATGGTGTTTTCAACCATGTAGATGTAGATAAAAATAACCCAGGTAGAGGCTTCCCCTATTATTGGCTGTACCAGAATCCTCAAGATTCACCTTTTGTTGGTAATTTCGAGGGTGGAGGTTTTTTGGAAGAACTAAATTTTGATAACAAATGTACTCAAGAATTTATATTCGATATATGCAAATATTGGCTAGATACATATCAAATTGATGGTATACGTTTTGATTATACTTTGGGATTTTTCCGTAGAGATGGTGTAGATCCTGGAATTAGTAGGCTTATTTCAAATTTGCGTGGTTATCTATATGGTACTAATCGAACAAATATTGCTTTGATGATAGAACATTTAACTGATAATAGATATCAGGCAATTGATGATACCAATAGAATTGGTGCAACAGGTTGTTGGTATGATACTTTAATGTTTCAGGCTTTTGACTCTGGTGCATCTGGCAACGTTAATACGTCAATCATGAGGGACCTGCATACCAGTAGAGATTTTTATCCAGGCAATAATCCTGTAATATACATTGAGAATCATGACCACAGCACTTTAGTTAATAAAGTTGGTGGTTCTAGAGTTGGTGTCTCTAGAGAGGAAAATTGGTTTAAAACTCAGCCTTATTCTATGGCACTGTTGACATTGCCTGGTACAGTACTGATTCATAATGGTCAGGAATTTGGTGATGAATATTATTTGCCGGAAAGTGGATCTGATCGTGTACGCTCCAGACCAGTTAATTGGGAACGCAGTACTGATTTTACAGGTAGTAGATTAATTGACTTGTACAAAAAACTGATTCAGATTAGGAAAGATTATCCTTCACTGCGTTCACCTTTCTTTTACCCTGATAATTATGACGAGAGAAATACTAAATTCAATAATCAAGGTTATGGTGTTGATATTGACAAGGATGTTATCATTTATCATCGCTGGGGTATAGGAAAAGATGGTCAATTGGAAAAATTTATTATCACCTTAAATTGCTCAAGTTTTGAGCAATTTGTCGATGTTCCTTTCCCCCACAACGGTCGATGGCAAGACTTGTTAACTGATGAAGAATTCCAAGTTGAAGTGTATTGGCTGAACCATCAAAAATTAAACTCTAATTGGGGAAAAATTTATTACGCAAAAGTTTAA
- a CDS encoding patatin-like phospholipase family protein: MAPNTRCILSCDGGGIRGIVTATLLERLEAKLKAIQPDKQLREYFDIIAGTSTGSIIACGVSKGYPAGQIRQIYEERGIKIFPKFWQVFKSLISRITFGYSQPIYDGKGLEEVLQNGIIFGKELFNSLPVCTLVTCYDAYNRQAVVFVSTESSTAQIPIWQVCRSSAAAPVAFPAYLLKESNFIAFWKKELQNKSGLGIPTYKGEEVVPLIDGGIFANNPAMCAIANR; the protein is encoded by the coding sequence ATGGCCCCCAACACTCGTTGTATTTTATCTTGCGATGGTGGCGGAATTCGAGGAATTGTAACTGCTACTTTACTGGAGCGTTTAGAGGCTAAACTCAAAGCTATACAACCAGATAAACAACTCCGTGAATATTTCGACATCATCGCTGGAACTTCTACAGGAAGCATTATTGCCTGTGGGGTGTCTAAGGGATATCCAGCTGGTCAGATTAGACAAATTTACGAGGAACGGGGAATTAAAATTTTCCCAAAGTTCTGGCAAGTGTTTAAGAGTTTAATCAGCCGCATCACGTTTGGTTACAGTCAACCCATTTATGATGGCAAGGGGCTAGAAGAAGTTCTTCAAAATGGTATTATTTTTGGTAAAGAGCTATTCAATAGCTTACCCGTATGCACACTTGTAACTTGCTACGATGCTTACAACCGTCAAGCTGTTGTGTTTGTTAGCACTGAATCCAGCACTGCACAAATTCCAATCTGGCAAGTTTGTAGATCGTCTGCTGCTGCGCCTGTTGCGTTTCCAGCTTACTTGCTGAAAGAAAGTAACTTTATCGCGTTCTGGAAAAAAGAATTGCAGAACAAGAGCGGTTTGGGTATTCCAACTTATAAGGGAGAGGAAGTCGTTCCGCTAATTGATGGAGGTATATTTGCCAATAATCCGGCGATGTGCGCGATCGCCAATCGCTGA
- the cas6 gene encoding CRISPR-associated endoribonuclease Cas6, giving the protein MPRAVTSTSRKPKTKSVPTSSVPTWADKTELVGLVFDLEPTVSVSLYSQYSIALHAWFLKQVQQIDPKLSAYLHDGESEKPFNISALSGQLVASGKQLKLEVNQTYYWHLNALSQRVVQFLKLWLTNLPKIIELNGVSLQIKQVSIAHAPTTYTQLLQSPRQQSIVDLSFISPTSFRRKGNHFPLPVPENLFHSYLRRWNDFSQMPVEQETFLKWVDEGVIIHQHRLESMKVAAGKRGSVTGFTGAISLGLSKAALANTEFTQLFYALVRLAPYCGTGHKTTFGLGQTRSGWLAEQKSAIAEQLITDMLAQRIEELTEIFTAQRKRKGGERTDRIASTWATILARKETGESVKAIASDLQMPDETVKTYVKLARKALKQENNS; this is encoded by the coding sequence ATGCCAAGAGCAGTCACAAGCACCAGCCGCAAACCTAAAACTAAATCAGTGCCGACTTCTTCAGTTCCTACATGGGCAGATAAGACTGAATTAGTAGGCTTGGTGTTTGATTTAGAACCAACTGTCTCAGTTTCCCTCTACTCGCAATACAGTATTGCACTCCACGCTTGGTTTTTAAAGCAAGTACAGCAAATCGACCCAAAACTATCAGCTTATCTCCATGATGGAGAATCAGAAAAACCTTTTAATATCTCAGCCCTCTCAGGTCAATTAGTTGCTAGCGGCAAACAACTAAAACTGGAAGTCAATCAGACTTACTACTGGCACTTAAATGCTCTATCTCAACGGGTGGTGCAATTTCTAAAACTTTGGTTAACGAACTTACCCAAAATTATTGAGTTGAATGGAGTATCGTTGCAAATAAAACAGGTGAGTATCGCTCATGCTCCAACCACTTATACACAATTGCTGCAATCACCAAGGCAGCAGTCTATAGTTGATCTCAGTTTTATTTCACCAACAAGTTTTCGTCGCAAAGGTAATCATTTCCCTCTGCCAGTCCCAGAAAATTTGTTCCACAGCTACCTACGACGCTGGAATGACTTTTCACAGATGCCAGTAGAACAAGAGACTTTTCTCAAATGGGTAGATGAAGGAGTAATTATTCATCAGCATCGTTTGGAATCGATGAAAGTGGCAGCAGGAAAACGTGGGTCAGTCACAGGTTTTACTGGAGCAATATCTTTGGGTTTAAGCAAGGCAGCTTTAGCAAATACTGAGTTTACTCAGTTGTTTTATGCTTTGGTTAGGCTTGCCCCATACTGCGGCACAGGGCATAAAACTACTTTTGGTTTGGGACAAACACGCTCTGGTTGGTTAGCAGAACAAAAGTCAGCTATAGCTGAGCAGTTGATTACGGATATGCTAGCTCAACGCATTGAAGAACTAACTGAGATATTCACTGCCCAACGCAAACGCAAGGGTGGCGAACGTACAGATAGAATTGCCAGCACTTGGGCAACGATATTAGCCCGTAAAGAAACGGGTGAATCAGTCAAGGCGATCGCTTCTGATTTGCAAATGCCAGATGAAACGGTGAAAACTTATGTCAAATTAGCTCGCAAGGCGCTCAAACAGGAAAATAACAGTTAA
- the cas2 gene encoding CRISPR-associated endonuclease Cas2: MTTLFYLIIYDLPDKKAANKRRTRLHKMLSGYGKWTQYSVFECFLTTIQFTTLQTKIEKLIKPDEDAVRIYVLDAGAVKRTITYGSEIPRQEQTIVL, encoded by the coding sequence ATGACTACGCTTTTCTACTTAATTATCTATGATTTACCTGATAAAAAAGCAGCTAACAAACGTCGGACTCGTTTACACAAGATGCTGTCTGGTTACGGTAAATGGACGCAATACAGCGTTTTTGAATGCTTTTTAACTACTATCCAATTTACTACACTGCAAACTAAAATCGAAAAGCTAATTAAACCTGATGAAGATGCCGTGCGGATATACGTACTTGATGCCGGCGCAGTTAAGCGTACAATTACTTATGGTTCGGAAATACCTCGACAAGAGCAGACAATCGTTTTATGA
- the cas1d gene encoding type I-D CRISPR-associated endonuclease Cas1d, which translates to MSVLYVTQADAVLSKNYEAFNVALKQSDGSWKKQTVAAQTVEQVVLMGNPQVTGDALVYALELGMPIHYLSSFGKYLGSALPGYSRNGQLRLAQYKLYSDPAGRLELVKTIVAAKIHNQYQVLYRHNERNNPLKERKSLVKSQKTLDQVRGIEGLAAREYFACWPRMVGKQWTFTGRNRRPPTDPVNSLLSFAYGLLRVQVTAAVHVAGLDPYIGYLHEVHHGQPSMVLDLMEEFRALIADSVVLSVLHKHEIQPDDFNESLGAYRLKDTARKTFLQAFERKMNDEFKHPVFEYRCTYRRAIELQARLLGRHLQEGISYKALALR; encoded by the coding sequence ATGTCAGTACTTTACGTCACTCAAGCTGATGCCGTTTTGAGCAAGAATTATGAGGCTTTTAATGTTGCTCTCAAACAATCAGATGGTTCTTGGAAAAAACAGACTGTTGCAGCCCAAACTGTTGAACAAGTTGTCTTGATGGGCAACCCTCAAGTCACAGGAGATGCTCTAGTGTATGCTTTGGAACTGGGTATGCCTATTCACTATCTTTCTAGCTTTGGTAAATACCTGGGTTCGGCACTTCCTGGTTACTCACGCAACGGTCAATTGCGACTAGCACAATATAAACTTTATAGTGACCCTGCTGGGCGTTTAGAATTAGTCAAAACGATTGTGGCAGCCAAAATCCACAATCAGTATCAGGTTTTGTATCGTCATAATGAACGAAATAATCCTCTCAAAGAACGTAAAAGTTTAGTCAAAAGCCAAAAAACTTTAGACCAAGTAAGAGGGATTGAAGGTTTAGCTGCACGAGAATATTTTGCCTGCTGGCCACGTATGGTTGGAAAACAATGGACTTTTACTGGTCGAAATCGTCGTCCACCTACCGACCCAGTGAATTCCTTGCTGAGTTTTGCTTATGGTCTGTTGCGAGTTCAGGTGACGGCTGCGGTTCACGTTGCAGGGCTAGATCCATATATTGGTTATTTACATGAGGTTCATCATGGACAGCCATCTATGGTACTAGATTTGATGGAAGAGTTCCGCGCTTTGATTGCAGACAGTGTAGTCCTAAGCGTATTGCATAAACATGAGATTCAACCTGATGATTTTAACGAAAGTTTAGGTGCATATCGCCTAAAGGATACTGCTAGGAAAACTTTTTTACAGGCTTTCGAGCGCAAAATGAATGATGAATTTAAACATCCAGTTTTTGAATACAGATGCACTTATCGGCGAGCGATTGAACTACAAGCAAGGCTACTGGGTCGCCATTTACAAGAAGGGATTTCATATAAAGCTTTAGCTTTACGTTAG
- the cas4 gene encoding CRISPR-associated protein Cas4, whose amino-acid sequence MTEDYLPLAYLNAWEYCPRRFYLEYVLGEMSDNEHIILGRHIHRNINEETTFQEGETLIHQQQWVWSDRLKVAGIIDAVEESNGQLVPVEYKKGKMAQHLNDHFQLCAAALCIEERTGCSLAYGEIFYHTNRRRQTVALTPQLRQMTEQAITLAQLAAQRTMPAPIDNTKKCLSCSLKEICLPFEVKQLRSSMNPETDD is encoded by the coding sequence ATGACTGAAGATTATTTACCTCTGGCGTATCTCAACGCTTGGGAATATTGCCCACGCAGATTTTATTTAGAGTATGTGTTGGGTGAGATGTCAGATAACGAACATATTATCTTAGGCCGTCACATACACCGCAATATTAACGAAGAAACAACATTTCAAGAAGGCGAAACGCTAATTCATCAACAGCAATGGGTGTGGAGCGATCGCTTAAAGGTCGCAGGTATCATTGATGCAGTTGAAGAATCCAATGGTCAGCTTGTCCCTGTGGAATATAAAAAAGGGAAGATGGCACAACATCTTAATGACCATTTTCAACTTTGTGCAGCTGCTTTGTGTATAGAAGAACGTACCGGATGCAGCCTTGCTTACGGTGAGATTTTTTATCACACTAACCGCAGAAGACAGACAGTAGCATTAACACCGCAGCTACGGCAAATGACTGAGCAAGCGATCACTCTTGCTCAACTTGCTGCCCAAAGAACTATGCCTGCGCCAATTGACAACACTAAAAAGTGTCTTTCATGCAGTTTAAAAGAGATTTGTCTGCCTTTTGAAGTTAAACAGTTACGAAGTTCAATGAATCCTGAAACCGATGATTAA
- the cas6 gene encoding CRISPR system precrRNA processing endoribonuclease RAMP protein Cas6: MTFTKDTEAVLTRLNLVLKRTQTVTNLTPLISWLPEIELAPAWIPLKTHAGVSKIMPVMPDLSLYPKLMELICGRIAQGSYVEWQQQPYEMTGVETDTNTLHVIQISLVATAPLPSTLGRAIHAQCFQWFANADAALAQHLHQQESVPFTLGVEYFSSKKIQLRVTLLKKELLAPLLWGLHSNLGGEITLAGVPCRLNEWIDISQTSSFAKLVQIPVQNTIKLQFVSPTSFKQSGAIQPFPLPELVFNGLQRRWNHFAPAELKFPETKWNSFVSAFQLKTQALKLEGGAEIGSQGWIIYRFLDSEPAKIATVLAHFAHFAGVGRKTAMGMGQTRVIEKMEIGKGEKLNN; encoded by the coding sequence ATGACATTTACCAAAGATACTGAAGCTGTTTTAACCCGATTAAATTTAGTTCTCAAGCGCACACAAACAGTAACTAACCTAACACCATTAATCTCTTGGTTGCCAGAAATAGAGCTTGCACCAGCCTGGATTCCCCTAAAAACTCATGCTGGTGTCTCCAAAATTATGCCTGTAATGCCAGATTTGAGTTTGTACCCGAAACTTATGGAACTCATTTGCGGGCGTATAGCTCAGGGCAGTTACGTAGAATGGCAACAACAACCCTATGAAATGACAGGAGTCGAAACCGATACTAATACTCTGCACGTAATTCAAATTTCTCTTGTCGCCACTGCACCATTACCATCAACGTTAGGACGAGCAATTCATGCTCAATGTTTTCAATGGTTTGCTAATGCTGATGCTGCTTTAGCTCAACATCTGCATCAGCAAGAGAGTGTACCCTTTACCCTGGGAGTAGAATATTTTTCTTCAAAAAAGATACAGCTAAGAGTTACCCTGCTGAAAAAGGAACTTTTAGCGCCGCTGCTTTGGGGATTACATAGCAACTTGGGGGGTGAAATAACTTTAGCAGGTGTTCCTTGCCGATTAAACGAATGGATTGATATTTCGCAAACTAGTAGTTTTGCAAAATTGGTACAAATTCCAGTCCAAAACACTATCAAACTACAATTCGTGTCTCCTACTAGCTTTAAGCAGAGTGGTGCAATACAGCCTTTTCCATTACCAGAGCTAGTTTTTAATGGACTACAGCGGCGTTGGAACCACTTTGCTCCAGCAGAATTAAAATTTCCCGAAACTAAGTGGAATAGTTTCGTCTCTGCTTTCCAACTAAAAACCCAGGCTTTAAAGCTAGAAGGTGGTGCAGAAATTGGAAGCCAAGGCTGGATAATATACCGTTTTCTTGACTCTGAGCCTGCAAAAATTGCTACAGTTCTAGCTCATTTCGCCCATTTTGCTGGAGTAGGACGGAAAACAGCTATGGGAATGGGACAGACTCGTGTGATTGAAAAAATGGAAATTGGTAAGGGCGAAAAACTTAATAACTAA
- a CDS encoding DevR family CRISPR-associated autoregulator, with translation MTNTQFPAYSISISGSLSWQLHALNNEGNEGNQSLTRRYYIIQKGMNEPESVNGVSGDMLKHIQAEHLHRIAIESGLNLSEGGKQFNPDRIGYDIDKNIGIFTEKDTDLTTKTAKVIQRCSISDLEGFMVTEKKGQTLKRESVIEFGAVVGLPTLVKTQSYFHAKYGTDNPTPYNVQVSSGLYATVLNIEAFRIGYNPHNFNYSIDTVERKKRLDALLKSVLYTYLQPNGAKRNTNLPHPDHFEGVITVSTRRCPAPMISALEASYNRQIHSLANTLNNLNGADTILCFDFENIAEFAAQIETLIERAQPWESDNAEAVE, from the coding sequence ATGACTAATACACAATTCCCAGCTTACTCAATCTCTATTAGTGGTTCTTTGTCTTGGCAACTTCATGCTCTAAACAATGAAGGCAACGAAGGTAATCAAAGTTTAACCCGTCGTTATTACATTATTCAAAAAGGAATGAATGAGCCTGAGTCGGTCAATGGTGTTTCTGGTGATATGCTCAAACATATTCAAGCAGAGCATTTGCATCGTATTGCTATTGAATCAGGTCTAAATTTATCAGAAGGCGGTAAGCAATTTAACCCTGACCGTATTGGTTATGACATTGATAAAAATATCGGTATCTTCACTGAAAAAGATACAGATTTAACCACAAAAACTGCCAAAGTTATTCAACGTTGCAGCATCAGTGACTTAGAAGGGTTTATGGTAACTGAGAAAAAAGGACAAACCCTTAAACGCGAGTCTGTGATAGAATTTGGTGCGGTGGTAGGTTTACCAACTTTAGTAAAAACTCAAAGTTACTTCCATGCCAAGTACGGTACAGATAACCCAACCCCCTACAATGTACAAGTCAGTTCTGGTTTGTATGCAACTGTCTTAAACATTGAAGCTTTCCGTATTGGCTACAATCCCCATAATTTCAACTACAGCATCGATACTGTTGAACGCAAAAAACGTCTAGATGCTTTACTTAAAAGTGTTTTGTACACTTACCTCCAACCCAACGGGGCAAAACGCAACACTAACTTACCTCACCCCGACCATTTTGAAGGTGTAATTACTGTTAGTACCCGCCGTTGTCCTGCACCGATGATTAGTGCTTTAGAAGCAAGCTACAACCGCCAGATTCATAGTTTGGCTAATACCTTAAATAACCTCAACGGTGCAGATACCATACTCTGCTTTGATTTCGAGAATATTGCTGAGTTTGCTGCACAAATCGAAACTCTAATTGAAAGAGCGCAACCTTGGGAGAGCGACAATGCCGAAGCGGTTGAATAA